A section of the Pirellulales bacterium genome encodes:
- a CDS encoding adenine phosphoribosyltransferase has translation MSQKIHLKEYIRSIHDFPKPGIVFRDITPLLGDATAFGETIRQLADHYQGQAIDVVAAAEARGFIFAAPLAIALGVGFVPVRKPGKLPFSTHAFHYELEYRSDTLEIHSDGIAPGQRVLLVDDLLATGGTMEACCRLIEQAGGTVAGCAFVIELQELGGAARFKDYNVFSLMTYS, from the coding sequence ATGTCGCAGAAGATCCATCTGAAAGAGTACATCCGGTCAATTCACGACTTTCCAAAGCCGGGAATCGTATTTCGCGACATCACGCCGCTTTTGGGCGACGCCACGGCCTTCGGTGAAACCATCCGGCAATTGGCCGATCATTACCAAGGCCAGGCCATCGATGTGGTGGCCGCAGCCGAGGCACGGGGCTTCATTTTCGCGGCGCCGCTGGCGATCGCACTCGGAGTCGGATTCGTGCCGGTGCGCAAGCCCGGCAAGTTGCCATTTTCGACGCACGCCTTTCACTACGAGTTGGAATATCGGAGCGATACCCTGGAGATCCACAGCGACGGCATCGCCCCTGGGCAACGCGTGCTGCTAGTCGACGATCTCTTGGCCACCGGCGGTACGATGGAAGCCTGCTGTCGCTTGATTGAACAGGCGGGGGGAACTGTGGCTGGCTGCGCGTTTGTGATTGAATTGCAGGAACTCGGCGGGGCCGCACGTTTCAAAGACTACAACGTCTTCAGCTTGATGACGTATTCGTAG
- a CDS encoding PQQ-binding-like beta-propeller repeat protein: MNANPSYHRVPTARHDAIAVQRGVIAAMVIVCCLGGILAETSAVELKPAGVAPVQANWPWWRGPTRDGVAAADEQPPLRWSDDENVLWKAKVPGRGHASPTVCGDRIFLATADETQEVQSVLCYERASGRTMWKVDVHSAGMDHHGHKKSSQASATVACDGERVFANFVHDGGVYTTALDLDGRQAWQIRVSDFVTHQGFGSSPAIYRSMVLVSTDNKAGGVVAALDRQSGRILWKQDRPKQPNYTSPVVLSVGGRDQLLLAGCDHVASFDPLTGKQLWEIEGSTTECVGSIVSDGQLVFASGGYPKKLTVAVRADGSGEVVWENSTQTYVPSMIVHNGFLYTVTDGGIAYCWKSSTGEELWKSRMGGTFNTSPVLVGELLFATDQEGKTSIFKASPDSFQLLGENKLGEDVYATPVFCGGQIFMRVAHGTGDARQEWLYCIGPRSR; the protein is encoded by the coding sequence ATGAATGCCAATCCTTCGTATCATCGAGTTCCCACGGCGCGACACGATGCCATTGCGGTCCAGCGAGGGGTGATCGCGGCGATGGTGATCGTCTGCTGCCTGGGCGGCATACTTGCGGAGACGTCCGCAGTCGAACTTAAGCCGGCTGGCGTGGCGCCAGTGCAGGCGAACTGGCCGTGGTGGCGTGGCCCCACGCGCGACGGTGTCGCCGCAGCAGACGAACAGCCTCCGTTGCGGTGGAGCGACGACGAAAACGTACTATGGAAGGCGAAAGTCCCCGGCCGCGGACACGCTTCGCCGACTGTTTGTGGCGATCGTATTTTCTTGGCCACAGCCGACGAAACGCAGGAAGTGCAATCCGTACTGTGCTACGAACGCGCGAGCGGCCGTACGATGTGGAAGGTCGACGTCCACTCCGCCGGCATGGATCACCATGGCCACAAGAAGAGCTCACAAGCTTCGGCGACGGTCGCCTGCGATGGCGAGCGGGTATTCGCCAATTTCGTGCATGACGGAGGCGTGTATACCACCGCGCTCGACCTCGACGGCCGGCAGGCGTGGCAGATCAGAGTTTCGGACTTTGTGACGCATCAAGGGTTTGGCTCGTCCCCCGCGATTTATCGTTCGATGGTTCTTGTCTCGACCGACAACAAGGCTGGCGGGGTCGTGGCGGCACTAGATCGCCAGAGCGGCAGAATCTTGTGGAAACAGGATCGGCCCAAGCAGCCGAACTACACTTCGCCGGTCGTTTTGTCGGTCGGCGGACGAGACCAATTATTGTTGGCCGGCTGCGACCACGTCGCGAGCTTCGATCCCCTCACCGGCAAGCAACTGTGGGAGATCGAGGGCTCTACGACGGAATGCGTGGGTTCGATCGTCAGCGACGGCCAACTCGTGTTTGCCAGCGGCGGCTATCCCAAAAAACTGACCGTTGCGGTACGGGCAGACGGTTCGGGCGAAGTTGTCTGGGAAAACTCTACACAGACATATGTACCGTCGATGATCGTTCACAATGGCTTTCTCTACACCGTTACCGATGGCGGCATTGCTTATTGCTGGAAATCGAGCACCGGTGAAGAGCTGTGGAAATCTCGAATGGGCGGCACATTCAACACGTCGCCCGTGCTGGTCGGCGAACTGCTGTTCGCGACGGATCAGGAGGGCAAGACGTCCATATTCAAAGCCAGCCCTGACAGCTTCCAACTGCTTGGCGAAAACAAATTGGGGGAAGACGTTTACGCCACCCCGGTATTCTGCGGCGGCCAGATATTTATGCGTGTTGCACATGGAACTGGCGACGCGCGGCAGGAATGGCTGTACTGCATCGGCCCTCGGTCGCGATAG